The proteins below are encoded in one region of Canis lupus familiaris isolate Mischka breed German Shepherd chromosome 21, alternate assembly UU_Cfam_GSD_1.0, whole genome shotgun sequence:
- the LOC611563 gene encoding LOW QUALITY PROTEIN: ribose-phosphate pyrophosphokinase 2-like (The sequence of the model RefSeq protein was modified relative to this genomic sequence to represent the inferred CDS: inserted 2 bases in 1 codon): MPNVVLFSGSSHQDLSQRVADQLGLELGKVVTKKFSNQETSVEISESVRGEDVYIIQSGCGEINDNLMELLVMINACKIASSSRVTAIILCFPYARQDKKDKSRAPISAKLVANMLWVAGADHIITMDLHASQIQGFFDTPVENLYAEPAVLQWIRENVAEWRNCIIVSPDAGGAKRVTSIADRLDVEFALIHKEREKANEVDRMVLVGDVKDRVAILVDDMADTCGTICHAADKLLSAGATKXIFSGPAISRINNAAFEAVVVTNTIPQEDKMKHCPKIQVIDISMILAEASRRTHNGESVSYLFSHDPL, translated from the exons ATGCCCAACGTCGTGCTCTTCAGCGGTAGCTCGCACCAGGACCTGTCCCAGCGCGTGGCCGACCAGCTGGGCCTGGAACTGGGCAAGGTGGTCACTAAGAAGTTCAGCAACCAGGAGACCAGCGTCGAGATCAGTGAAAGCGTGAGGGGCGAAGATGTCTACATCATCCAGAGTGGCTGTGGAGAAATCAATGACAACCTGATGGAGCTCCTTGTCATGATCAACGCCTGCAAGATCGCGTCATCATCCAGGGTGACTGCCATAATCCTGTGTTTTCCATACGCCCGACAGGATAAGAAGGACAAGAGCCGAGCTCCGATTTCTGCGAAACTTGTGGCCAATATGCTCTGGGTCGCTGGGGCCGATCACATCATCACCATGGACCTGCATGCTTCTCAGATCCAGGGCTTCTTTGACACCCCGGTGGAAAACCTGTACGCGGAGCCCGCCGTCCTGCAGTGGATCCGAGAGAACGTTGCTGAGTGGAGGAACTGTATCATTGTCTCGCCCGACGCCGGGGGAGCCAAGAGGGTCACGTCGATTGCAGACAGGTTGGATGTGGAATTCGCCTTGATtcacaaagagagggagaaagcaaatgAAGTGGACCGGATGGTTCTGGTGGGCGACGTGAAGGACCGCGTGGCTATCCTCGTGGACGACATGGCTGACACCTGTGGCACCATCTGCCACGCCGCGGACAAGCTGCTCTCCGCCGGAGCCACCAA GATCTTCTCTGGGCCAGCTATTTCCAGAATAAACAACGCCGCCTTTGAGGCTGTTGTCGTCACAAACACCATTCCGCAAGAGGACAAAATGAAACACTGTCCCAAGATTCAGGTCATTGATATCTCGATGATCTTGGCAGAGGCGAGCCGAAGAACGCACAACGGTGAATCCGTGTCCTACCTGTTCAGCCACGACCCGCTATAG